Below is a genomic region from Dehalococcoidia bacterium.
AGTATGGTGCTCGAACAGTAACAGTTATTGCAGGTATTACAGTGGCTAGTGCTCTTTTTGGAATTGCAACGATGTCTGAACCATGGCATTTTTGGATTGCTTACGGCATTGCGAGATCTGCTGCCCTAGCCGGAGTTAGCTTAGGTACGTCTGTCGCTATAGCTAATTGGTTTATTAAAAATAGAGGGCGGGCCACTGCTATTCGAGCAATGGGCCAGCGTGGAGGGCAGGCTATAGTTCCTATTCTGATAATGCCGGTGCTGCTAATTCTCGGATGGAGGGAATCATTTGCAGTACTTGCTGTAATTGCACTACTTTTCATTACATTGCCTGCATTTTTTTTCATCCGGAGAAGACCTGAAGATTATGGAATGGTGCCTGATGGAATAAGGATAAATTCCGTAGATAAGAATGAATCAATTGACCATGAAATCTCATGGGATTTGAAGCAAGTGCGAAAGACTCGGACCCTATGGATGATAACGATTGGTATGTCTGCAGGTATTGCAGCTCAGATCGCAATTAATGTTCATGCGGTAGCTAATTTTCAGGATCAGGGAATGTCCGAAGGTCTTTCAATCACTATAGCCAGTATGTTTACAGGCGTTGCAGCAGTTTCAATGATGGGATGGGGATTTTTACTTGATCATTTACATGTTAGGCATGTAAGTATGATTTCGATGGGATTGTTCATCGTCTCGATGTTTATATTGCTATTCGCAGAATCCTATGTTTTGGCGACTCTGTTTGCTATCACCTTTGGGGTAGCCACAGGAGGTTGGACTGTATCTCAGATGGTAATGATTCCTAATTATTTTGGAAGAATGCACGCTGGTTCAATCAAAGGTTTTATTTCTCCGGTTGAAGGCATAATTGGCATAAGCGGACCACTAATCGCTGCGTTTTTATTTGATCAATACGGCAGTTATGACTTAGCGTTCATTGGCGCAGCGGGCGCATTTTTTATCGGGTTGATTACATTTTATTTTGCGAAACCACTCGATCCAAGCAAAGCTGTTAGAGTGTGCCTTGATGAGCACAGATAAAATTCAAAAACTCCCAAGGCTTTGGCCATTCAAAAAAACATTTTATGGTTGGGGTATCGTAGCTGCTTCAGTACTTGTATCTGCGGCTCAGGTTCCAATGTATGGTCCTGTGCTTTCAGTATTTGTTGTTCCATTAAATGAGGACATGGGTTGGACATTTACAGAGATATCGATTGCCTTTACAGCCGGTAGCTTGTTTGGCTCTTTGGTGTCCGCAATTGTCGGACGCCAGCTTGATCGATACGGAGCAAGAGCCTCGGTCGTTGTTGCTGGAATGATAATGACCGGTTGTTTGATTGGATTAGCTTTAATGCAAGAAGTCTGGCAATTCTGGGGATTTTTCGGTCTAGGCAGAACTGCGGCCCTTGCCGGTATTAATCTTGGTACTTCAGTCGCAGTAGGTAATTGGTTCATAAAAAAACGAGGAAGAGCAGTATCGTTTCTCGGCATTGGTTTACGAGCAGGCCAGGCTCTGTACCCAATGATAATTATTACTCCAATAATAGTCGCGTATTCATGGCGTCATGCCTATGCTTTTTTGGCTCTTACCACGATAGCTCTTATCGTAATACCTGGCTGGATTTTCTTGAGAAGACGGCCTGAAGATTTTGGTCTAAACCCCGACGGGCAAGAAGACTCAACTTCATTGGAAAAAATTAATGACCAATCTGTTATTCAAGAAACTGAGCATTCCTTCACACTTTTAGAAGCTAGAAGGACAGCAGCATTTTGGTTAATCACTGTGGCTACAATGACTGTAATTTTTGCCCAGACTGCAGTCAATCTTCA
It encodes:
- a CDS encoding MFS transporter; the encoded protein is MSTDKIQKLPRLWPFKKTFYGWGIVAASVLVSAAQVPMYGPVLSVFVVPLNEDMGWTFTEISIAFTAGSLFGSLVSAIVGRQLDRYGARASVVVAGMIMTGCLIGLALMQEVWQFWGFFGLGRTAALAGINLGTSVAVGNWFIKKRGRAVSFLGIGLRAGQALYPMIIITPIIVAYSWRHAYAFLALTTIALIVIPGWIFLRRRPEDFGLNPDGQEDSTSLEKINDQSVIQETEHSFTLLEARRTAAFWLITVATMTVIFAQTAVNLHAVSSVIDRGGIESSFAGVFVFIIMGTAAASAYGWGALMDKIHVRWATIIATLFTAASMIVITFATSIWLAVAFAILFGLGTGGWTIAQTLLFANYFGRRHLGAIRGLSQVMSGPVGAAGPLMAGIIRDQTDSYTLSFAIFLLALMVVLLALLLARPPQKA
- a CDS encoding MFS transporter, whose protein sequence is MRIVPPVRGLPKLWPSKFFYGWAIVYASFLISIAQVPMYGPVFSVFVKPIEDELGWSRSTITIAFTFGSIGGSLLSAVIGSVLDKYGARTVTVIAGITVASALFGIATMSEPWHFWIAYGIARSAALAGVSLGTSVAIANWFIKNRGRATAIRAMGQRGGQAIVPILIMPVLLILGWRESFAVLAVIALLFITLPAFFFIRRRPEDYGMVPDGIRINSVDKNESIDHEISWDLKQVRKTRTLWMITIGMSAGIAAQIAINVHAVANFQDQGMSEGLSITIASMFTGVAAVSMMGWGFLLDHLHVRHVSMISMGLFIVSMFILLFAESYVLATLFAITFGVATGGWTVSQMVMIPNYFGRMHAGSIKGFISPVEGIIGISGPLIAAFLFDQYGSYDLAFIGAAGAFFIGLITFYFAKPLDPSKAVRVCLDEHR